One Nocardia farcinica genomic region harbors:
- a CDS encoding sensor histidine kinase codes for MPDIRSTAAHPVVSVVSVVALAVVTAVPQTGLGTALLVTVVAFLVGLGPDGVRRGAAALVLFALLTAAGVAVGAVDWQAGAAGLPSALARAGVPWLIGVALRLRAEVNRQAAARAAQERRQRRARLHQERDAERLALAEALHDDLGHALSLVALTLGRLEVDPTLPAPALAAVGSARRELSTAVARLGASVVSLRDGTAPGLPRRDDLADLVAQARRAGVHLTGELPPAARLARFDHALLTRVLREALTNATKHAPGQPVRLAVIDDGDEVCLTVRNPVPTRSRAAGSGTGLAALRRHVTAAGGQVDIHDDGAAFGVQVRLPARTGPADDADDETVPGPAEFAADDPADDLDDDTVEARLAAQARRRGRLILAAAAVAVVAALAVVQALTTAQARRALLPAETFAQIRPGDPRARVEPMLPEHDLPPRPPADPGTDCRDYAVTADMFDDAAGDVYRVCFAGAVVVSTRHIVAGGR; via the coding sequence ATGCCCGATATTCGCTCTACCGCGGCCCACCCCGTGGTCTCGGTCGTGTCCGTGGTGGCGCTCGCGGTGGTGACCGCAGTGCCCCAGACCGGGCTGGGGACGGCGCTGCTGGTCACGGTCGTGGCGTTCCTGGTCGGGCTCGGCCCCGACGGCGTGCGTCGGGGGGCGGCGGCGCTGGTGCTGTTCGCGCTGCTCACTGCGGCCGGTGTCGCGGTCGGCGCGGTCGACTGGCAGGCCGGCGCCGCTGGTCTGCCGTCCGCGCTCGCGCGGGCCGGGGTGCCGTGGTTGATCGGCGTCGCGTTGCGGCTGCGCGCGGAGGTGAACCGGCAGGCCGCCGCACGCGCCGCCCAGGAGCGCCGGCAGCGACGCGCCCGGCTGCATCAGGAGCGCGACGCCGAGCGGCTGGCCTTGGCCGAGGCGCTGCACGACGACCTGGGCCACGCGTTGAGCCTGGTCGCGCTCACGCTCGGGCGGCTGGAGGTCGATCCCACCCTGCCCGCACCCGCGCTCGCCGCGGTCGGCTCGGCCCGGCGCGAACTGTCCACGGCGGTGGCCCGGCTCGGCGCGTCGGTGGTGTCGCTGCGCGACGGCACCGCACCCGGGCTGCCGCGCCGCGACGACCTCGCCGACCTGGTCGCGCAGGCCCGCCGCGCGGGCGTCCACCTCACCGGTGAACTGCCACCGGCCGCGCGGCTGGCCCGCTTCGATCACGCGCTCCTGACCCGGGTGCTACGGGAAGCGCTGACCAACGCGACCAAGCACGCGCCGGGCCAGCCGGTGCGCCTCGCGGTGATCGACGACGGCGACGAAGTGTGCCTGACCGTTCGGAATCCGGTGCCCACCCGGAGTCGGGCGGCGGGATCCGGCACCGGGCTCGCGGCGCTGCGCAGGCACGTGACGGCGGCGGGCGGGCAGGTGGACATACACGACGACGGCGCCGCGTTCGGCGTGCAGGTCCGGCTCCCGGCGCGCACCGGCCCCGCCGACGATGCGGACGACGAGACCGTCCCCGGCCCCGCGGAATTCGCCGCCGACGATCCTGCCGACGACCTCGACGACGACACCGTGGAGGCGAGGCTGGCCGCCCAGGCCAGGCGGCGCGGCCGGCTGATCCTGGCCGCCGCGGCGGTGGCGGTCGTCGCCGCACTGGCCGTGGTCCAAGCGCTGACGACGGCGCAGGCCCGGCGGGCGCTGCTGCCCGCCGAGACCTTCGCGCAGATCCGGCCCGGCGACCCCCGCGCGCGGGTCGAACCGATGCTCCCCGAGCACGACCTGCCGCCCCGTCCGCCCGCCGACCCCGGCACCGACTGCCGTGACTACGCCGTCACCGCCGACATGTTCGACGACGCCGCCGGTGACGTCTACCGGGTGTGCTTCGCCGGTGCGGTGGTCGTGTCGACCCGGCACATCGTGGCCGGTGGGCGATGA
- a CDS encoding ABC transporter ATP-binding protein: MIEVAGLTKTFGAVVAVDDLTFTVPDGAVTGFLGPNGAGKSTTMRCLLGLDLPDAGRVLVDGHPLRDHHRPARVVGAVLDTAWYHPGRTGRGHLRVVAASAGLPPTRVDEVLAAVGLTTAADRRVRGYSLGMRQRLGLAAALLGDPRNLVLDEPVNGLDPEGVHWMRSVLRQAADAGRAVLVSSHLLAEMQVIADRLVVLGRGRLLGEGTLAAFLDRHGHVLVRTDGDELLAARLRELGVVAERTAAGLRVELDHRIPDAPSLSRLCRDLGLLVTALGEAAPTLEDVFLDLTERTAEFRGER, encoded by the coding sequence ATGATCGAGGTCGCCGGTCTCACCAAGACATTCGGCGCGGTCGTCGCGGTCGACGATCTGACGTTCACCGTCCCCGACGGCGCCGTCACCGGCTTCCTCGGCCCGAACGGCGCGGGCAAGTCCACCACCATGCGCTGCCTGCTCGGTCTCGACCTGCCCGACGCGGGGCGGGTGCTCGTCGACGGACACCCGCTGCGCGACCACCACCGGCCCGCCCGGGTCGTCGGCGCGGTCCTCGACACCGCCTGGTATCACCCCGGCCGGACCGGCCGCGGCCACCTGCGGGTGGTCGCCGCCTCCGCCGGGCTGCCGCCGACCCGGGTGGACGAGGTGCTGGCGGCGGTGGGCTTGACCACCGCCGCCGACCGGCGCGTCCGCGGCTACTCCCTCGGCATGCGGCAGCGCCTCGGCCTGGCCGCGGCGCTGCTGGGCGACCCGCGGAATCTCGTTCTCGACGAACCGGTCAACGGCTTGGATCCGGAAGGCGTGCACTGGATGCGGTCGGTGCTGCGGCAGGCGGCGGACGCCGGTCGCGCCGTGCTGGTCTCCTCCCATCTGCTCGCCGAGATGCAGGTGATCGCCGACCGCCTGGTGGTCCTCGGCCGCGGCAGACTCCTCGGCGAGGGCACGCTCGCCGCTTTCCTGGACCGCCACGGCCACGTCCTCGTCCGCACCGACGGCGACGAGCTGCTCGCGGCCCGCCTGCGGGAACTGGGCGTCGTCGCGGAACGGACCGCGGCCGGGCTGCGGGTGGAGCTCGATCACCGAATTCCCGATGCCCCTTCGCTATCCCGGCTGTGTCGCGACCTCGGGCTGCTCGTCACCGCGCTCGGGGAGGCGGCCCCCACCCTCGAGGACGTCTTCCTCGACCTCACCGAGCGCACCGCCGAATTCCGCGGCGAACGGTGA
- a CDS encoding phosphatase PAP2 family protein, producing the protein MIAPHPPGSTRSTGTARLVGLVTAVLALLAVAAFPVREALYLRIAGTAESSAAAPLVGLTARAGLLVLVATTGVLAVRSWRRDRPALVTLTAAGVGVVGAYLLSEVVKLLVTEERPCRAAGLPTVLGCPAAGDWSWPSNHAVLAAAFATACVLAAPRVAWFAVPVALAVAAARVGAGVHYVHDVLSGLALGVVVVALVVALVRPSLDRLIQQLAGRFTRVGGDR; encoded by the coding sequence ATGATCGCTCCTCACCCACCCGGGTCCACCCGTAGCACGGGGACCGCCCGCCTCGTCGGCCTCGTCACTGCCGTCCTCGCGCTGCTCGCGGTCGCCGCCTTCCCGGTCCGCGAGGCCCTCTACCTCCGGATCGCGGGCACGGCCGAGAGTTCGGCCGCCGCACCGCTGGTCGGACTCACCGCCCGTGCCGGTCTGCTCGTCCTCGTCGCCACCACCGGTGTACTGGCGGTCCGGTCGTGGCGGCGCGACCGTCCCGCCCTGGTGACGCTGACCGCCGCCGGTGTCGGCGTGGTCGGCGCGTACCTCCTCAGCGAGGTCGTCAAACTGCTGGTCACCGAGGAACGCCCCTGCCGGGCGGCCGGGCTGCCCACCGTGCTGGGCTGCCCGGCCGCGGGGGACTGGTCGTGGCCGTCCAACCACGCCGTGCTGGCCGCCGCCTTCGCCACCGCCTGCGTCCTGGCCGCGCCGCGGGTGGCCTGGTTCGCCGTCCCGGTCGCGCTGGCCGTCGCGGCCGCCAGGGTGGGCGCGGGCGTGCACTACGTGCACGACGTCCTCTCGGGGCTGGCGCTCGGCGTGGTCGTGGTCGCGCTCGTGGTCGCGCTGGTCCGTCCGTCGCTCGACCGGTTGATCCAGCAGCTCGCCGGTCGATTCACCCGGGTCGGCGGTGACCGATGA
- a CDS encoding ABC transporter permease, with amino-acid sequence MRSALTADLVRLTTLRTTPVYAALLVGACVGPIVLMTLLYDIEYRGPLDAGDLGKCASIFHVLAVVFAGATAAGEIRHGASAVAFLTQRRRWTSLLSHLLVVAGFLVASYVLGMVLALLAARCYPDGLAMTGRGWAYLGVYLLIILAWAVVATALAVLTRSVAGAIAGPLVWMLLLEQLMAMVPMLDPVLHWMPFTAGLDLAAIVLGEQSGPPVRAIVVLAAMVTVFGAAALAGHTRRDAAG; translated from the coding sequence ATGCGCTCCGCACTGACCGCCGACCTCGTGCGCCTCACGACGCTGCGCACCACGCCGGTGTACGCCGCGCTGCTGGTCGGCGCCTGCGTCGGCCCGATCGTCCTGATGACCCTGCTGTACGACATCGAGTACCGTGGCCCGCTCGACGCGGGCGACCTCGGCAAGTGCGCGAGCATCTTCCACGTGCTCGCCGTCGTGTTCGCCGGGGCCACCGCGGCCGGCGAGATCCGCCACGGGGCGAGCGCGGTCGCCTTCCTGACCCAGCGTCGGCGGTGGACGTCACTGCTGTCACACCTGCTCGTGGTGGCGGGATTCCTCGTCGCGTCCTATGTCCTCGGCATGGTGCTCGCGCTCCTCGCCGCGCGGTGCTACCCGGACGGCCTCGCCATGACCGGGCGCGGCTGGGCCTATCTCGGGGTGTACCTGCTGATCATCCTGGCCTGGGCCGTGGTCGCGACGGCACTGGCCGTGCTGACCCGCTCCGTCGCCGGGGCGATCGCGGGCCCGCTGGTGTGGATGTTGCTGCTGGAACAGCTGATGGCGATGGTGCCGATGCTGGACCCGGTGCTGCACTGGATGCCGTTCACCGCGGGTCTCGACCTGGCGGCCATCGTGCTCGGTGAGCAGTCCGGGCCGCCGGTTCGTGCGATCGTGGTGCTCGCCGCGATGGTGACGGTGTTCGGCGCGGCCGCACTGGCCGGTCACACCCGGCGGGACGCGGCCGGGTGA